One genomic region from Haloprofundus salinisoli encodes:
- a CDS encoding 50S ribosomal protein L23 produces MSVIRHPLVTEKAMNEMDFDNKLQFVVDLDASKPVVKEEIESRYDVTVSSINTQVTPKGTKKATVRLSEDDDAQEIASRIGVF; encoded by the coding sequence ATGAGCGTCATCCGCCACCCCCTCGTCACCGAGAAGGCGATGAACGAGATGGACTTCGACAACAAGCTCCAGTTCGTCGTCGACCTCGACGCCTCGAAACCCGTGGTCAAAGAGGAGATCGAATCGCGCTACGACGTGACCGTCTCGAGTATCAACACGCAGGTCACGCCGAAAGGAACCAAGAAGGCGACCGTGCGTCTCTCCGAGGACGACGACGCACAGGAGATCGCCTCCCGAATTGGGGTGTTTTAG
- a CDS encoding 50S ribosomal protein L2 produces the protein MGRRIQGQRRGRGTSTFRAPSHRYKAELTHKKETTDGDTISGTVVDIEHDPARAAPLADVEFEDGDRRLVLAPEGVTVGETIQVGVSAEIKPGNTLPLAEIPEGIPVCNVERQPGDGGKFARASGVSAQLLTHDKRVAAVKLPSGQVKRLNPQCRATIGVVAGGGRTEKPFVKAGKKHHKMRARGTKYPRVRGVAMNAVDHPFGGGGRQHPGKPKSVSRNAPPGRKVGDIASKRTGRGRNK, from the coding sequence ATGGGACGTAGAATCCAAGGCCAACGTCGCGGACGCGGCACGTCCACGTTCCGTGCACCGTCGCACCGCTACAAGGCCGAACTCACGCACAAGAAGGAAACGACCGACGGCGACACCATCTCCGGAACCGTCGTCGACATCGAACACGACCCCGCGCGCGCCGCGCCGCTGGCCGACGTCGAGTTCGAAGACGGCGACCGCCGCCTCGTGCTCGCGCCCGAGGGCGTCACCGTCGGCGAGACCATCCAGGTCGGCGTCTCCGCGGAGATCAAGCCCGGCAACACGCTGCCGCTGGCCGAGATCCCCGAGGGGATTCCGGTCTGTAACGTCGAGCGCCAGCCCGGCGACGGCGGCAAGTTCGCCCGCGCCTCCGGCGTCTCGGCGCAGCTTCTGACCCACGACAAGCGCGTCGCGGCCGTCAAGCTGCCCAGCGGCCAGGTCAAACGGCTCAATCCGCAGTGCCGCGCCACCATCGGCGTCGTCGCCGGTGGCGGTCGGACGGAGAAGCCGTTCGTGAAGGCGGGGAAGAAGCACCACAAGATGCGCGCCCGCGGTACCAAGTACCCGCGCGTCCGCGGTGTGGCGATGAACGCCGTCGACCACCCGTTCGGTGGCGGCGGCCGCCAGCACCCCGGCAAGCCGAAATCCGTCTCGCGGAACGCGCCGCCGGGTCGGAAGGTCGGAGACATCGCATCGAAACGTACCGGACGAGGTCGTAACAAATGA
- a CDS encoding 30S ribosomal protein S19, with protein sequence MSTDYRTGREGEFTYRGHTLDELQSMELDEVAELLPARQRRTVNRGLGVEHEKLLEKARDKTEEETANNPIRTHLRDMPVVPAFVGLTFAVYNGQSFERVQVQPEMIGHYLGEFQLTRNSVEHGQAGIGATRSSKFVPLK encoded by the coding sequence ATGAGCACAGATTACCGCACCGGCCGCGAGGGCGAGTTCACCTACCGCGGCCACACGCTCGACGAGCTGCAGTCGATGGAGCTCGACGAGGTCGCAGAACTGCTCCCCGCGCGTCAGCGGCGAACCGTCAACCGTGGCCTGGGCGTCGAGCACGAGAAACTGCTCGAGAAGGCCCGGGACAAGACCGAAGAGGAGACCGCGAACAACCCGATTCGGACGCACCTGCGCGACATGCCCGTCGTGCCCGCGTTCGTCGGTCTGACGTTCGCGGTGTACAACGGTCAGAGCTTCGAGCGCGTCCAGGTTCAGCCCGAGATGATCGGTCACTACCTGGGCGAGTTCCAGCTCACCCGCAACTCGGTCGAACACGGACAGGCCGGTATCGGTGCGACCCGGTCCTCGAAGTTCGTGCCACTCAAGTAA
- a CDS encoding 50S ribosomal protein L22, translated as MGINYSVEADPDTTAKAMLRERPISLKHSKAIARAIKGKRVDDAESYLQDVIDEKQSVPFKQHNSGVGHKGDIDGWDAGRYPNKASKDFLKLLENARNNANEQGFDGESMVIKHVAPHKVDEQMGRKPRAFGRADPWNTTLVDVELIIEEVEE; from the coding sequence ATGGGAATCAACTACAGCGTCGAGGCCGACCCCGACACGACGGCGAAAGCCATGCTCCGGGAGCGGCCCATCAGCCTGAAGCACAGCAAGGCCATCGCGCGCGCCATCAAAGGCAAGCGCGTCGACGACGCCGAGTCGTACCTGCAGGACGTCATCGACGAGAAGCAGTCGGTGCCGTTCAAGCAGCACAACTCCGGCGTCGGCCACAAAGGCGACATCGACGGGTGGGACGCGGGTCGCTACCCGAACAAAGCGTCGAAGGACTTCCTGAAACTGCTCGAAAACGCGCGTAACAACGCGAACGAGCAGGGCTTCGACGGCGAATCGATGGTCATCAAACACGTCGCCCCCCACAAGGTCGACGAGCAGATGGGGCGCAAGCCCCGCGCGTTCGGACGAGCGGACCCGTGGAACACGACGCTCGTCGACGTGGAGCTCATCATCGAGGAGGTCGAAGAATAA
- a CDS encoding 30S ribosomal protein S3: protein MADEHQFIEDGLQRSQIDEFFAEELGRAGYGGMDVAKTPMGTQIVLKAEKPGMVIGKGGKNIRKVTRQLEERFDLDDPQIDVQEVDEPDLNARIVADRLANALERGWYFRKAGHTTIDRIMDAGALGAEIKLNGKVTGARSRDEKFNRGYIKHNGEPAEEVVDTGQGVAVMKLGTIGVTVKIIPPGAQLPDDFSVAEDVEVEAVEQIAETEGVEDLLEEPDDEKVPDVGEDADDVPAEHAGEDDAQDAIDEEVVEEIVQETGETAKPQEEPVGPGDIDDEEHALDADEEATDDVDAELSELDEEVEQEAADLVAEMEADEEEGQ, encoded by the coding sequence ATGGCAGACGAACATCAGTTCATCGAAGACGGACTCCAGCGCTCGCAGATCGACGAGTTCTTCGCCGAAGAGCTCGGCCGCGCCGGCTACGGCGGCATGGACGTCGCCAAGACGCCGATGGGCACCCAGATCGTCCTGAAAGCCGAGAAGCCCGGCATGGTCATCGGCAAGGGCGGCAAGAACATCCGCAAGGTCACCCGCCAGCTCGAAGAGCGGTTCGACCTCGACGACCCCCAGATCGACGTTCAGGAGGTCGACGAGCCGGACCTGAACGCGCGCATCGTCGCCGACCGCCTCGCCAACGCGCTCGAGCGCGGCTGGTACTTCCGTAAGGCCGGTCACACGACCATCGACCGCATCATGGACGCCGGCGCGCTCGGCGCGGAGATCAAGCTCAACGGCAAGGTCACCGGCGCACGCTCGCGCGACGAGAAGTTCAACCGCGGCTACATCAAGCACAACGGCGAACCCGCCGAGGAAGTCGTCGACACCGGTCAGGGCGTCGCCGTCATGAAGCTCGGCACCATCGGCGTGACGGTGAAGATCATCCCGCCGGGAGCGCAGCTTCCGGACGACTTCTCCGTCGCCGAGGACGTCGAGGTCGAAGCGGTCGAACAGATCGCAGAGACCGAGGGCGTCGAGGACCTCCTCGAAGAGCCCGACGACGAGAAAGTGCCGGACGTCGGCGAAGATGCAGACGACGTGCCCGCCGAACACGCCGGCGAGGACGACGCCCAGGACGCCATCGACGAGGAAGTCGTCGAGGAGATCGTCCAGGAGACCGGCGAGACCGCGAAACCGCAGGAGGAGCCGGTCGGCCCCGGCGACATCGACGACGAGGAGCACGCGCTCGACGCCGACGAGGAAGCCACCGACGACGTGGACGCGGAGCTCTCCGAGCTCGACGAGGAAGTCGAACAGGAGGCCGCCGACCTCGTCGCCGAGATGGAAGCCGACGAGGAGGAGGGTCAGTAG
- the rpmC gene encoding 50S ribosomal protein L29, with product MAILYPDEIRDMTPAEREAEVEELETELLNARAVQAAGGAPENPGRIGEIRRTIARIKTIQNEEGDDE from the coding sequence ATGGCCATCCTCTACCCCGACGAGATCCGCGACATGACGCCCGCAGAGCGCGAGGCCGAGGTCGAGGAACTCGAGACGGAGCTCCTGAACGCCCGCGCGGTGCAAGCCGCGGGCGGCGCGCCGGAGAACCCCGGCCGAATCGGCGAGATTCGCCGGACGATCGCCCGAATCAAAACTATCCAGAACGAAGAGGGCGACGACGAGTAA
- a CDS encoding ribonuclease P protein component 1, protein MALTPERLTRHELNGLPVRVAAADNPDLVGIVGRVVVETMQTLHVDCDVPAAARLFGEEIAERGARVVQVPKRGTTFEFALERGNGGPTTGPSRTNEAAGNRRDHLDESSDTRRRRRKAPGSASKRESETAGHLAGQSGSTRQGSSDGDSPSGDCEGAVYVTVDGAKLLSRPALRTENVGESTWR, encoded by the coding sequence ATGGCCCTGACGCCCGAACGCCTCACGCGACACGAACTCAACGGCCTGCCCGTCCGGGTGGCCGCCGCCGACAACCCCGACCTCGTCGGGATAGTCGGCCGTGTCGTCGTCGAGACGATGCAGACGCTGCACGTCGACTGCGACGTGCCCGCTGCCGCTCGACTGTTCGGCGAGGAGATCGCCGAGCGAGGCGCTCGGGTCGTTCAGGTGCCGAAACGCGGAACGACGTTCGAGTTCGCACTCGAACGAGGAAACGGCGGTCCGACAACCGGACCGTCGCGCACAAATGAAGCCGCCGGGAACCGTCGAGACCACCTCGACGAGTCGTCGGACACGCGCCGACGACGCCGCAAGGCCCCGGGGTCTGCGTCCAAACGGGAGTCGGAAACTGCCGGTCATTTAGCCGGTCAGTCTGGGTCGACCCGTCAGGGCTCGTCGGACGGCGACTCGCCGTCCGGCGACTGCGAGGGCGCAGTCTACGTTACGGTGGATGGTGCAAAGCTGCTCTCACGACCCGCATTGCGCACCGAAAACGTAGGTGAATCTACATGGCGATAG
- a CDS encoding 30S ribosomal protein S17 — MAIGLNVPEPEETCSDANCPFHGSLAVRGQTLEGTVASTDMDKTVIVEREYDVRVPKYDRYMKRRSRVPAHAPPCVELEEGDTVRIAETRPLSKTKSHVVVEKIASLDVTEGLAAPETTGDESDEEGEA, encoded by the coding sequence ATGGCGATAGGACTGAACGTACCAGAACCGGAGGAGACCTGCTCCGACGCGAACTGTCCCTTCCACGGCTCGCTTGCCGTGCGAGGACAGACGCTCGAGGGCACCGTCGCCTCCACAGACATGGACAAAACCGTCATCGTGGAGCGCGAATACGACGTTCGCGTTCCCAAGTACGACCGCTACATGAAGCGGCGTAGTCGCGTTCCCGCCCACGCACCCCCGTGCGTGGAGCTCGAGGAAGGCGATACGGTTCGCATCGCAGAGACACGACCGCTGTCGAAGACGAAATCGCACGTGGTCGTCGAGAAAATCGCGTCGCTGGACGTCACCGAGGGCCTCGCGGCCCCCGAGACGACCGGCGACGAGTCGGACGAAGAGGGTGAGGCGTGA